In Candidatus Omnitrophota bacterium, the DNA window GGAGGGTATTGAATGAGTTTAAATTTGGTAACCGGGGGGGCCGGATTTATCGGTTCAAATATTGTTGAGGCATTATTATCCAAAGGCGAAACTGTCCGTGTCCTGGACAGCTTTATTACCGGCTCAAGGCATAATCTGGATTTTACAGATAAACATAAAAACAGAGGCTGTTTTGAGCTTATAAAAGGCGACATCAGGAGCAAGGCGGCCCTGCGCAAGGCGCTTAAGGGCGTTGATTATGTGTTCCATCAGGCGGCGCTTCGTTCTGTTCCGAAATCTGTTGATGACCCCTTCCTGACCAATGATATTAATGTCAATGGCACATTAATGCTTTTGTTCGCGGCAAAACAGGCCGGGGTAAAAAGGTTTGTTTATGCGTCAAGCTCCGCGTGCTATGGGGATACACAGCAATTTCCGCAAAGGGAAGATTTTAATCCGCGGCCCATATCCCCATACGGCGTATCAAAACTTGCGGCGGAGAATTATTGCCATACATTTTCAAAGACATATGGGCTGGAAACCGTGTCATTGCGTTATTTCAATGTGTTTGGGCCCCGCCAGAATCCGGAGAGCAGGTATTCGGCGGCAATACCGGCGCTTTTGTCAAGGATGCTTAATGATAAGCCCCCTGTAGTTGAGTGGG includes these proteins:
- a CDS encoding SDR family oxidoreductase encodes the protein MSLNLVTGGAGFIGSNIVEALLSKGETVRVLDSFITGSRHNLDFTDKHKNRGCFELIKGDIRSKAALRKALKGVDYVFHQAALRSVPKSVDDPFLTNDINVNGTLMLLFAAKQAGVKRFVYASSSACYGDTQQFPQREDFNPRPISPYGVSKLAAENYCHTFSKTYGLETVSLRYFNVFGPRQNPESRYSAAIPALLSRMLNDKPPVVEWDGEQSRDFVYVGDVVNANIICAHAKAVSGSVFNVGLGNSVSILCIVDAINKLLGTCLKPEFAPKRSGDVRRTYADITGIQKVVSTRTDFYEGLRLTVEWFKNNPRRLVSV